In a single window of the bacterium genome:
- a CDS encoding ATP-binding protein yields MRCQKEKCTAGATVEIRRHHTAFCNEHFLEFFERQVARAIEHERMFTRDDRVLVAVSGGKDSLALWDVLRRLGYQTTGLYINLGIGEYSAESQRKSVAYAEAQQAELVLADIPATYGMGVEAFARATGRVSCSACGLSKRYLFNKVARDGGFTVVATGHNLDDEAAVLLGNLLHWQTEYLARQAPVLDSTHPALVRKVKPFFRIAERETAAYAIIRGIDYILDECPNSVGARSLLYKEALNVLEQAAPGTKQSLYWGFLERGRPLVQGQDNVDLRACLHCGQPTTGEVCAFCRMTERAAERMRLRRAGAAAISPASTS; encoded by the coding sequence ATGCGCTGTCAGAAAGAGAAGTGCACCGCGGGGGCGACGGTCGAGATCCGCCGCCACCACACCGCGTTCTGCAACGAGCACTTTCTCGAGTTCTTCGAGCGGCAGGTCGCCCGCGCGATCGAGCATGAGCGCATGTTCACGCGCGACGACCGGGTCCTCGTGGCGGTCTCCGGCGGGAAGGACAGTCTCGCCCTCTGGGACGTCCTGCGCCGTCTCGGCTACCAGACGACCGGCCTGTACATCAATCTGGGCATCGGCGAGTACTCGGCGGAGTCGCAGCGCAAGTCCGTCGCGTACGCCGAGGCCCAACAGGCCGAACTGGTGCTCGCGGATATCCCCGCGACCTACGGCATGGGCGTGGAGGCGTTCGCGCGGGCGACGGGACGCGTCAGTTGCTCGGCCTGCGGTCTCAGCAAGCGGTACTTGTTCAACAAGGTCGCGCGCGACGGCGGGTTCACGGTCGTGGCCACCGGGCACAACCTCGACGACGAGGCGGCGGTGCTGCTCGGCAACCTGCTGCACTGGCAGACCGAGTATCTCGCCCGGCAGGCGCCGGTGCTCGACAGCACGCATCCCGCCCTCGTCCGGAAGGTCAAGCCGTTCTTCCGGATCGCCGAGCGGGAAACCGCCGCCTACGCGATCATCCGGGGCATCGACTATATCCTCGACGAGTGCCCGAACAGCGTCGGCGCCCGCAGCCTTCTATATAAAGAGGCGCTCAACGTCCTCGAGCAGGCGGCGCCCGGCACCAAGCAGAGCCTGTACTGGGGGTTCCTCGAGCGCGGGCGGCCGCTTGTTCAGGGACAGGACAACGTCGACCTTCGCGCCTGCCTCCACTGCGGACAGCCCACGACCGGGGAGGTCTGCGCGTTCTGCCGCATGACGGAGCGCGCGGCGGAACGCATGCGCCTCCGGCGGGCCGGCGCGGCCGCGATCTCGCCCGCTTCAACGTCATAG
- a CDS encoding cobalamin B12-binding domain-containing protein produces the protein MTQARIRILVAKPGLDGHDRGAKVVARALRDAGFEVIYTGLHQTPEMIATAAIQEDVDAIGLSILSGAHNVLLPKIVELLRAQGAGDDKVFAGGIIPDEDMAGLEAAGIAAVFTPGTTLERIVAWVRDNVKPRGVAA, from the coding sequence GTGACACAGGCGCGCATTCGGATTCTCGTCGCGAAGCCCGGGCTCGACGGCCACGATCGCGGGGCCAAGGTCGTCGCGCGGGCGCTCCGGGACGCGGGCTTCGAGGTTATCTACACCGGACTGCACCAGACCCCGGAGATGATCGCGACCGCGGCGATCCAGGAGGACGTCGACGCGATCGGGCTCAGCATCCTCTCCGGCGCGCACAACGTGCTGCTGCCGAAGATCGTGGAGCTGCTGCGCGCGCAGGGCGCGGGGGACGACAAGGTCTTCGCCGGCGGGATCATTCCCGACGAGGACATGGCCGGCCTGGAAGCCGCCGGCATCGCCGCGGTGTTCACGCCCGGGACGACGCTCGAGCGCATCGTGGCCTGGGTGCGGGACAACGTCAAGCCGCGGGGCGTCGCGGCATGA
- a CDS encoding electron transfer flavoprotein subunit beta/FixA family protein: MNIVVCVKHVPDTEVPIRIRADGRGIEESGLNFVLNFYDEHGVEEALRIKERFGGTVTLVTAGPARAVEALRTGLAMGADAAIHIQEPALASLDHIGTARVLAAAIKSVPCDLVLCGKLSTDDNAAIVGPALAEFLGLPQATAVTKLDLGDGNATAHREVEGAVEVLEVTLPAVITVERGINEARYPSLPGIMRAKRTPVTVRTLADLGITAPPPAHVELLGLTPPPKRQAGRRLEGEPAAVVHDLVRALREEAKVL, encoded by the coding sequence GTGAACATCGTTGTCTGCGTCAAGCACGTTCCCGACACCGAGGTCCCGATCCGGATCCGCGCCGACGGGCGGGGCATCGAGGAGAGCGGGCTCAATTTCGTCCTCAACTTCTATGACGAGCACGGCGTCGAGGAGGCGCTGCGGATCAAGGAGCGCTTCGGCGGCACCGTGACGCTCGTGACGGCCGGGCCGGCGCGGGCGGTCGAAGCCCTGCGTACCGGTCTGGCGATGGGGGCCGACGCGGCGATCCACATTCAGGAGCCGGCGCTCGCCTCGCTCGATCACATCGGCACGGCCCGGGTGCTGGCGGCGGCGATCAAGTCCGTGCCGTGCGACCTCGTGCTGTGCGGGAAACTCTCGACCGACGACAACGCGGCGATCGTGGGGCCGGCCCTCGCGGAGTTCCTCGGGCTGCCGCAGGCGACCGCGGTCACCAAGTTGGACCTGGGCGACGGCAACGCCACCGCGCACCGCGAGGTCGAGGGGGCCGTCGAGGTCCTCGAGGTGACGCTGCCGGCCGTCATCACAGTCGAGCGCGGGATCAACGAGGCGCGCTATCCGTCGCTTCCCGGCATCATGCGGGCGAAGCGGACCCCCGTGACCGTGCGCACCCTCGCGGACCTCGGGATCACCGCGCCACCGCCCGCGCACGTCGAGCTGCTGGGATTGACCCCGCCCCCCAAGCGGCAGGCCGGACGGCGCCTGGAGGGCGAGCCGGCGGCAGTCGTCCACGATCTCGTCCGCGCGCTGCGCGAGGAGGCGAAGGTGCTGTGA
- a CDS encoding DUF3096 domain-containing protein, whose protein sequence is MTFARLSPLVALIAGILILLIPRLLNYIVALYLIVVGLIGLLGR, encoded by the coding sequence GTGACGTTCGCCCGGCTCTCACCGCTCGTCGCCCTCATCGCGGGTATTCTCATCTTGCTTATCCCGCGGCTCCTCAACTACATCGTCGCGCTCTATCTCATCGTGGTCGGCCTGATCGGCCTCCTCGGACGATAA
- a CDS encoding MoaD/ThiS family protein — protein MKVLIRHQKREVEVQGARRVRELLVELGINPESVLVIRGATLLTHDARVADEDTVELRPVVSGGSSARTGGIA, from the coding sequence ATGAAAGTGCTGATCCGCCACCAGAAGCGCGAGGTCGAGGTCCAAGGGGCCCGCCGCGTCCGCGAGCTCCTCGTCGAGCTCGGCATCAACCCGGAGTCCGTGCTGGTCATCCGCGGCGCCACGCTGCTCACCCACGACGCCCGCGTCGCCGACGAAGACACCGTGGAGCTGCGGCCGGTCGTCTCCGGCGGCAGTTCGGCGCGTACGGGAGGCATCGCCTGA
- a CDS encoding acetyl-CoA C-acyltransferase: MRDVVILSAVRTPIGRFQGALAAVPAPRLGAAAIAEAVRRAAVPPDQVDEVYMGIILAAGVGQAPARQASIYGGLPNTVPATTVNKMCGSGLKAAMLGTQAIQAGDAEIIVAGGMENMSAAPYLLDKARTGYRIGHGQLVDTMIRDGLWDAYTDQHMGSCCELLAREYRISREAQDEYARRSYTRALEALDSGHFRRETVAVEVANGRAPKTVAEDEEPRRFQPEKLSSLPPVFERDGTVTVANASSISDGGAALILASADAARKMGAKPLARVVGQAVSARAPEWFTIAPVGAIQKLLAKVGWSADGVDLYEINEAYAAVVLAVTREAGIDLDRVNVHGGAVALGHPVGASGARILVTLLNAMAERGAKRGVAAVCLGGGEAVALAVERA, translated from the coding sequence ATGCGTGATGTGGTGATCCTGAGCGCAGTCCGGACCCCGATCGGCCGCTTTCAAGGCGCGCTCGCGGCCGTGCCGGCGCCGCGTCTGGGCGCCGCGGCGATCGCCGAAGCCGTGCGCCGGGCGGCGGTCCCGCCGGATCAGGTCGACGAAGTCTACATGGGCATCATCCTCGCCGCCGGCGTCGGCCAGGCTCCGGCACGCCAAGCCTCGATCTACGGCGGGCTGCCCAACACCGTCCCCGCGACGACCGTCAACAAGATGTGCGGCTCGGGGCTCAAAGCGGCGATGCTCGGCACGCAGGCGATCCAGGCCGGCGACGCCGAGATCATCGTCGCCGGCGGCATGGAGAACATGAGCGCGGCGCCGTATCTGTTGGACAAGGCGCGCACGGGCTACCGGATCGGCCACGGACAGCTCGTGGACACGATGATCCGCGACGGGTTGTGGGACGCCTACACCGACCAGCACATGGGCAGCTGCTGCGAGCTGCTGGCGCGCGAGTACCGGATCTCGCGGGAGGCGCAGGACGAATACGCGCGGCGGTCCTACACTCGCGCGCTCGAGGCGCTCGACTCGGGGCACTTCCGGCGGGAGACGGTCGCGGTCGAAGTGGCCAACGGGCGTGCGCCCAAAACGGTGGCCGAGGATGAGGAACCCCGCCGCTTCCAGCCGGAGAAGCTCTCGTCGCTGCCGCCGGTGTTCGAGCGGGACGGCACCGTGACCGTCGCCAACGCGTCCTCGATCAGCGACGGCGGAGCGGCGCTGATCCTCGCGTCGGCCGACGCCGCGCGGAAAATGGGGGCCAAGCCGCTGGCCCGGGTCGTCGGCCAGGCGGTGTCCGCCCGCGCGCCGGAGTGGTTCACGATCGCGCCGGTCGGCGCCATCCAGAAACTGCTGGCCAAAGTCGGCTGGTCCGCGGACGGCGTGGATCTCTACGAGATCAACGAGGCCTACGCCGCCGTCGTGCTGGCGGTGACGCGCGAGGCGGGCATCGATCTCGACCGGGTCAACGTCCACGGCGGCGCCGTGGCGCTCGGCCACCCGGTCGGGGCGAGCGGAGCGCGGATCCTCGTAACGTTGCTCAACGCGATGGCGGAGCGCGGCGCGAAGCGCGGCGTCGCCGCGGTCTGCCTCGGCGGCGGCGAAGCGGTCGCGCTCGCCGTGGAGCGCGCCTGA
- a CDS encoding MBL fold metallo-hydrolase, which yields MPAYICVTCGVQHGERPEPPASCPICEDERQFVNPRGQAWTTPEALRRSHRSVLRAEEPGLIGIGMEPSFAIGQRALLVRTPEGNVLWDCTSLLDGAVVEAIAAMGGLAAIAISHPHFYAAMVDWSRAFGRVPIYLAEADRRYVMRPDPVIEFWDGDRRALPGGLMLVRCGGHFRGSTVLHWPAGAGERGALLTGDTIQAVPDRQAVSFMYSYPNYIPLPAQTVQRIAGAVERLEFDRIYGGWFDRSVPSGAKAAVARSAARYVRALGTAPA from the coding sequence ATGCCCGCCTACATCTGCGTCACCTGCGGCGTCCAGCACGGCGAGCGGCCCGAGCCGCCCGCGTCGTGCCCGATCTGCGAAGACGAGCGCCAGTTCGTAAACCCGCGGGGACAGGCCTGGACGACGCCGGAGGCCCTCCGCCGGTCCCACCGCAGCGTCCTCCGGGCCGAGGAGCCCGGCTTGATCGGCATCGGGATGGAGCCGTCGTTTGCGATCGGGCAGCGCGCGCTGCTCGTGCGGACCCCGGAGGGCAACGTGCTGTGGGACTGCACGAGCCTTCTCGACGGCGCCGTGGTCGAGGCCATCGCGGCGATGGGGGGACTGGCGGCGATCGCGATCTCGCACCCGCACTTCTACGCGGCGATGGTCGACTGGAGCCGCGCGTTCGGGCGCGTGCCGATTTATCTGGCCGAGGCGGACCGCCGGTACGTGATGCGGCCCGATCCGGTGATCGAGTTCTGGGACGGCGACCGCCGGGCGCTGCCGGGCGGCCTTATGCTGGTGCGCTGCGGCGGCCACTTCCGCGGGTCGACGGTGCTGCACTGGCCCGCGGGGGCCGGCGAGCGCGGCGCGCTGCTGACGGGCGACACCATTCAGGCCGTCCCCGACCGGCAGGCCGTGAGCTTCATGTATTCCTATCCGAACTATATCCCGCTGCCCGCCCAGACGGTGCAGCGTATCGCCGGGGCGGTCGAGCGCCTGGAGTTCGATCGGATCTACGGAGGCTGGTTCGACCGGAGCGTACCGTCCGGCGCCAAGGCGGCGGTCGCGCGTTCGGCGGCGCGGTACGTGCGCGCCCTCGGGACGGCGCCCGCGTAA
- a CDS encoding acyl-CoA dehydrogenase family protein, which translates to MEFTLNEEHRLVQTTVREWATTRLLPIAAEMDRRGAYPRELLRELGEMGLMGVFIPEEYGGGGMDTVSYAVVLEEVARAEAALAAVLSVNNSLDCFPIFAFGTEAQKRTYLTELARGRKLGCYCLTEPTAGSDAAALRATARRDGDHWVLNGTKIFVTNGVEADVLIIYARTGGEGARGISAFIAERGDPGLSVGKIEHKLGIHASSTCEIVLQDCRLPAARLLGEEGKGFTVAMATLDGGRIGIAAQALGIARAAMEDAVAYAKERRQFGRTIADFQATQWKIADMATRIQAGRLLMYRAAWIRDQGRRHTLEASIAKLFASETAMWAATQAVQIFGGYGYIQDYPVERHFRDAKITELYEGTSEIQRLVIARSVLGGGQA; encoded by the coding sequence ATGGAATTCACCCTGAACGAAGAGCATCGCTTGGTGCAGACCACGGTGCGGGAGTGGGCCACGACGCGCCTGCTGCCGATCGCCGCGGAGATGGACCGCCGCGGCGCCTATCCGCGGGAGCTCTTGCGCGAGCTGGGCGAGATGGGCCTCATGGGCGTCTTCATCCCCGAGGAGTACGGGGGCGGCGGGATGGACACGGTCTCCTACGCCGTCGTCCTCGAGGAGGTCGCCCGCGCCGAGGCCGCGCTCGCGGCGGTGCTCTCGGTCAACAACTCGCTCGACTGCTTTCCGATCTTCGCCTTCGGGACGGAGGCGCAGAAGCGGACGTATCTCACCGAACTGGCGCGGGGCCGGAAGCTGGGGTGCTACTGTCTCACCGAGCCCACCGCCGGATCGGACGCGGCGGCGCTGCGCGCCACGGCCCGGCGCGACGGCGATCACTGGGTGCTGAACGGCACCAAGATCTTCGTCACGAACGGCGTCGAGGCCGACGTGCTGATCATCTACGCCCGGACCGGCGGGGAGGGAGCGCGCGGGATCAGCGCCTTCATCGCCGAGCGCGGCGACCCCGGGCTCAGCGTCGGCAAGATCGAGCACAAACTCGGGATTCACGCCAGCAGCACGTGTGAGATCGTCTTACAAGACTGCCGGCTTCCCGCGGCCCGCCTGCTCGGCGAAGAAGGGAAGGGCTTCACGGTCGCGATGGCCACGCTCGACGGCGGCCGGATCGGGATCGCCGCGCAGGCCCTCGGCATCGCCCGTGCCGCCATGGAAGATGCCGTCGCCTACGCGAAAGAGCGCCGGCAGTTCGGGCGAACGATCGCGGACTTCCAGGCGACGCAGTGGAAGATCGCGGACATGGCGACGCGGATTCAGGCCGGCCGGCTCCTCATGTACCGGGCCGCGTGGATCCGCGACCAGGGCCGGCGCCACACGCTCGAGGCATCGATCGCCAAGCTGTTCGCCTCCGAGACGGCGATGTGGGCGGCGACCCAGGCGGTGCAGATCTTCGGAGGGTACGGGTATATTCAAGACTACCCGGTCGAACGGCATTTTCGCGACGCCAAGATCACCGAATTGTACGAGGGAACGTCCGAGATCCAGCGGCTCGTGATCGCTCGGAGCGTCCTCGGCGGAGGGCAGGCGTGA
- a CDS encoding serine hydrolase domain-containing protein encodes MKTFEAYAEDLLARSGVPGAAAAAARNDAVVYARGFGAADLERAVPAGPETIFGVASVTKSFTAAAIMRLADEHRLSVDDPVVHYLPEFRVPRGDAAAIRIHHFLTHTPGFPPLPSRWYAFGASAREDPDGPPPPVRVEDRPPFATAGDLMAYLAESDWMPLGPPGAQFSYCNEGYALLGEIIARVSGRPYARFVTEEVIGPAGLAHTTFGPASEPLDGVTTPYVARTGNGTRGAVPARTWWYSEVWNPAGGICATATDLLHYLTLYRTGGVAGGRRILSERAVAAMTRAHIAIAPGQGYGYGLAVLPDYRGGALVEHGGGRRSISAHVALVPAHGLAVAVLANLADAPVRTIAHGLLNVLQGAPPETPAIAYPDYVCAPERLAAYAGEYRSGEGMVLRVRAADGRLLVEVDGEPLTARAVGPDAFVVSPRGAEQYLHFQMDGAPRARAAAYGLRIIRRTR; translated from the coding sequence GTGAAGACGTTCGAGGCCTACGCGGAGGACCTGCTGGCGCGCTCCGGGGTGCCCGGGGCCGCGGCCGCGGCGGCCCGGAACGACGCCGTCGTCTACGCGCGCGGATTCGGGGCGGCGGACCTCGAGCGCGCGGTCCCCGCCGGGCCCGAGACGATCTTCGGCGTGGCTTCGGTCACCAAGTCCTTCACCGCGGCGGCGATCATGCGGCTCGCGGACGAGCACCGGCTCTCCGTGGACGACCCGGTGGTCCACTATCTGCCGGAGTTCCGGGTGCCGCGCGGCGACGCCGCGGCGATCAGGATTCACCACTTCCTGACGCACACCCCCGGGTTTCCGCCCCTTCCGTCGCGCTGGTACGCCTTCGGCGCGAGCGCCCGCGAGGATCCGGACGGCCCTCCCCCGCCGGTGCGCGTCGAGGACCGCCCGCCGTTCGCGACCGCCGGCGATTTGATGGCCTACCTCGCCGAGAGCGACTGGATGCCGCTCGGGCCGCCCGGCGCCCAGTTCAGCTACTGCAACGAAGGGTACGCCCTGCTGGGCGAGATCATCGCGCGGGTGAGCGGCCGGCCGTATGCGCGCTTCGTGACCGAGGAGGTCATCGGCCCTGCCGGGCTCGCGCACACGACGTTTGGACCGGCGTCGGAGCCGTTGGACGGCGTCACGACGCCGTATGTGGCGCGGACCGGCAACGGGACGCGCGGCGCCGTCCCGGCGCGGACCTGGTGGTACTCCGAGGTCTGGAACCCCGCCGGCGGCATCTGCGCCACCGCCACGGACCTCCTGCATTACCTGACGCTCTACCGTACAGGCGGTGTCGCCGGCGGCCGGCGGATTCTGTCGGAACGCGCGGTCGCCGCCATGACCCGCGCGCACATCGCGATCGCGCCGGGGCAGGGCTACGGCTACGGCCTCGCCGTCCTGCCCGACTACCGGGGCGGCGCGCTCGTCGAGCACGGGGGCGGCCGTCGCAGTATCTCGGCGCACGTCGCCCTGGTACCCGCGCACGGGCTCGCCGTCGCGGTCCTCGCCAACCTCGCGGACGCGCCGGTCCGCACGATCGCCCACGGCCTGCTGAACGTCCTCCAGGGCGCTCCGCCGGAGACGCCGGCGATCGCCTATCCCGACTACGTCTGCGCGCCGGAGCGCCTCGCGGCCTACGCGGGCGAGTATCGCTCAGGCGAAGGCATGGTGCTGCGCGTCCGGGCCGCGGACGGCCGTCTCCTGGTCGAGGTCGACGGCGAGCCGCTGACGGCGCGCGCGGTGGGGCCCGACGCGTTTGTCGTGAGCCCGCGCGGCGCGGAGCAGTACCTGCACTTTCAGATGGACGGGGCGCCGCGGGCCCGCGCGGCGGCCTACGGCCTCCGCATCATCCGGCGGACGAGGTAG
- a CDS encoding 3-hydroxybutyryl-CoA dehydrogenase, which translates to MAFRTIGVAGFGLMGSGIVEVCARTGYDVVVREVSDDLLARGLDRLDRSLGRGVERGKLSAADRDAARKRVRGTTRLPDLAGCDLVIEAIVELMDAKKALYTQLDRLCPPGTVFASNTSSLSITEMASVTRRGDRFIGMHFFNPVPVMKPVELVRGFLTSDETLGAARAFCEALGKTVVVCKDSPGFIVNLLLVPYLLDAVRALELGVATREDIDTAVQLGLNHPMGPLTLLDFVGIDTTYYIAEAMYQEFKDARYAAPPLMRKMVLAGYHGRKTGRGFYEYPEGRR; encoded by the coding sequence GTGGCGTTTCGAACAATCGGCGTCGCCGGCTTCGGGCTCATGGGCTCGGGGATTGTGGAGGTCTGCGCCAGGACCGGCTACGACGTCGTCGTCCGCGAAGTCTCCGACGACCTGCTCGCCCGGGGGCTCGACCGCCTCGATCGGTCGCTCGGCCGGGGCGTGGAACGCGGCAAGCTCTCCGCCGCGGACCGGGACGCCGCCCGGAAGCGCGTGCGCGGAACGACGCGCCTTCCGGATCTGGCGGGGTGCGACCTCGTCATCGAGGCGATCGTGGAGTTGATGGACGCGAAGAAGGCGCTCTACACGCAGCTCGACCGGCTGTGCCCGCCGGGGACGGTGTTCGCCAGCAACACAAGTTCCCTCAGCATCACCGAGATGGCGTCGGTGACGCGCCGGGGCGACCGGTTTATCGGCATGCATTTCTTCAATCCGGTCCCGGTGATGAAGCCGGTGGAACTCGTGCGCGGGTTCCTGACGTCGGACGAGACGCTCGGTGCGGCGCGGGCCTTCTGCGAGGCGCTCGGCAAGACCGTCGTCGTCTGCAAAGACTCGCCCGGCTTCATCGTCAATCTGCTGCTGGTGCCGTATCTGCTGGACGCGGTGCGCGCGCTCGAGCTGGGCGTCGCGACCCGGGAAGACATCGACACCGCGGTCCAGCTCGGCCTCAACCATCCGATGGGGCCGCTCACCTTGCTCGATTTCGTCGGCATCGACACGACCTACTACATCGCCGAGGCGATGTATCAGGAGTTCAAGGACGCGCGGTACGCGGCGCCGCCGCTCATGCGCAAGATGGTGCTGGCCGGGTACCACGGACGCAAGACCGGACGGGGATTCTACGAGTATCCCGAGGGGCGCCGGTGA
- a CDS encoding electron transfer flavoprotein subunit alpha/FixB family protein, with translation MSAASDVWVIAEHAGGRPRKITYELLGLAKTLAGPMKVHAVAAGRGIAALADDLAAHGAHVVHVAESPLLEPYTTDAHAQVVGSLLAGAAPGLVLVGSTAAGRDLAPRLAARLDAGIVTDCASVAVEDERVVATRPVMTRKAIARVAYGDGMRIAVVLPNIYPPAPAEAGRSAEVRTVPVGLDPGSIRTRVIEVSAIKRETVPLTEADIIVSGGRGLRGPENFALLDKLAGILGAAVGSSRPPVDSGWVPHDYEIGQTGKTVNPQLYIACGISGAPQHLAGMSGSRCIVAINKDPQAPIFGIATYGVVGDVFEILPLLTEEVRKLKGAATDGGRTAPSDPGSAGRDGAGRTAGG, from the coding sequence GTGAGCGCGGCCTCCGACGTCTGGGTCATCGCCGAGCACGCGGGCGGCCGTCCGCGCAAGATCACCTACGAGCTCCTGGGCCTGGCCAAGACGCTGGCCGGGCCGATGAAGGTCCACGCCGTCGCCGCCGGACGGGGCATCGCCGCCCTGGCCGACGATCTGGCCGCCCACGGCGCCCACGTGGTCCACGTCGCCGAGTCGCCGCTGCTCGAGCCGTACACGACGGACGCGCACGCGCAGGTCGTGGGCTCACTGCTCGCCGGCGCCGCGCCGGGGCTGGTGCTCGTCGGCAGCACGGCCGCGGGCCGCGATCTGGCGCCGCGGCTCGCCGCGCGCCTCGACGCAGGCATCGTGACCGACTGCGCGTCGGTCGCGGTCGAGGACGAGCGGGTGGTCGCCACGCGACCGGTCATGACCCGCAAGGCGATCGCGCGGGTCGCCTACGGCGATGGGATGCGAATCGCGGTGGTGCTGCCGAACATCTACCCGCCCGCGCCCGCGGAGGCGGGCCGGTCCGCCGAGGTGCGGACCGTTCCCGTCGGCCTCGACCCGGGGTCGATCCGCACGCGCGTCATCGAGGTCTCGGCGATCAAGCGCGAGACGGTGCCGCTGACCGAGGCCGACATTATCGTCTCGGGAGGGCGCGGGCTCCGGGGCCCGGAGAACTTCGCTCTGCTCGACAAGCTCGCCGGGATCCTCGGCGCCGCGGTGGGTTCGAGCCGGCCGCCGGTCGATTCCGGGTGGGTCCCGCACGATTACGAGATCGGCCAGACGGGCAAAACCGTCAATCCCCAGCTGTACATCGCCTGCGGCATCTCCGGTGCGCCGCAGCACCTCGCCGGCATGTCCGGGTCGCGCTGTATCGTCGCGATCAACAAGGACCCGCAGGCTCCGATCTTCGGCATCGCGACCTACGGCGTGGTGGGCGACGTCTTCGAGATCCTGCCGCTCCTGACCGAAGAGGTCCGGAAGCTCAAGGGGGCGGCCACGGACGGGGGCCGCACGGCCCCGTCTGACCCCGGCTCCGCGGGGCGGGACGGCGCGGGGCGAACGGCCGGCGGCTGA
- a CDS encoding methylmalonyl-CoA mutase family protein — MAEHGERAAQFSTISNLEIKRLYTADDLAQDDPARDLGAPGKYPYTRGIHATMYRGRLWTMRMFAGFGSAEDTNARFHYLLRQGQTGLSTAFDMPTLMGYDSDHPRSLGEVGREGVAIDSVEDMDLLLRDLPLDEVTTSMTINAPANVLLAMYVAVATARGLSPATLGGTTQTDILKEFIAQKEWIVPPRPSMKLIQDLMVYGTRELPRWNTISISGYHIREAGATAVQELAFTLADGIAYVQAGIDAGLEVDAFAPRLSFFFDVHSDFFEEIAKFRAARRMWARLMRERFRARNPRSLTLRTHAQTAGVSLTAQQPQNNIVRTALQALAAVLGGCQSLHTNSLDETYALPTEEAATLALRTQQIIAHETGVTNTVDPAGGAYFIEALTDRVEADAAAYIRTIDEMGGMLPAIEQGYPMREIAEASYRYQQQIERREKAIVGVNEFADHATVPIPQLRIDPEVERRQIERVRRIRVTRDQAAARRALDALRRVTDAGGNTMPAIVDAVRARVTIGEICDVFRQAYGEYREQAVL; from the coding sequence ATGGCGGAGCACGGCGAACGCGCGGCCCAGTTCAGCACGATCTCGAATCTCGAGATCAAACGGCTGTACACCGCGGACGACCTCGCGCAGGACGACCCGGCGCGCGACCTCGGCGCCCCCGGGAAGTATCCGTACACCCGCGGCATCCACGCCACCATGTACCGCGGGCGGCTGTGGACGATGCGGATGTTCGCGGGGTTCGGGTCGGCCGAGGACACGAACGCGCGCTTTCACTACCTCCTGCGGCAGGGCCAGACGGGCCTCTCCACCGCCTTCGACATGCCGACCCTCATGGGCTACGACTCCGACCACCCGCGCTCGCTGGGAGAGGTGGGGCGCGAAGGCGTCGCGATCGACAGCGTCGAGGACATGGACCTCCTGCTGCGCGACCTGCCGCTCGACGAGGTCACCACCTCGATGACGATCAACGCCCCCGCGAACGTGCTGCTCGCGATGTACGTGGCGGTGGCGACGGCGCGCGGCCTCAGCCCGGCGACGCTGGGCGGGACGACGCAGACCGACATCCTGAAGGAGTTCATCGCGCAGAAGGAGTGGATTGTCCCGCCGCGCCCGAGCATGAAGCTCATTCAAGATCTCATGGTGTACGGCACGCGGGAGCTGCCGCGCTGGAACACGATCAGCATCAGCGGCTACCACATACGGGAAGCGGGCGCCACCGCGGTCCAGGAGCTCGCCTTCACGCTCGCCGATGGGATCGCGTACGTGCAGGCAGGCATCGACGCCGGGCTCGAGGTGGACGCGTTCGCGCCGCGGCTGTCGTTTTTCTTCGACGTCCACAGCGATTTCTTCGAAGAGATTGCCAAGTTCCGCGCCGCCCGCCGGATGTGGGCCCGGTTGATGCGGGAGCGGTTCCGCGCGCGCAACCCCCGGTCGCTCACGCTGCGGACGCACGCGCAGACGGCCGGCGTGAGCCTGACCGCGCAGCAGCCGCAGAACAACATCGTCCGGACCGCGCTCCAGGCGCTCGCCGCGGTGCTCGGGGGCTGCCAGTCGCTGCACACGAACTCGCTCGACGAGACCTACGCGCTGCCGACGGAAGAAGCCGCGACGCTGGCGCTGCGGACTCAGCAGATCATCGCGCACGAGACCGGGGTGACCAACACCGTCGATCCGGCCGGCGGCGCCTATTTCATCGAGGCGCTGACGGACCGCGTCGAAGCGGACGCGGCCGCCTACATCCGGACGATCGACGAGATGGGCGGGATGCTGCCGGCGATCGAGCAGGGGTACCCGATGCGCGAGATCGCCGAGGCGAGTTACCGGTACCAACAGCAGATCGAGCGGCGCGAGAAGGCGATCGTCGGGGTCAACGAGTTCGCCGACCACGCCACGGTGCCGATCCCGCAGTTGCGGATCGATCCCGAAGTCGAGCGCCGGCAGATCGAGCGCGTGCGCCGGATCCGCGTCACGCGCGATCAGGCCGCCGCGCGGCGGGCGCTCGATGCCCTCCGGCGCGTGACCGACGCCGGGGGCAACACGATGCCGGCGATCGTGGACGCCGTGCGCGCCCGCGTGACCATCGGCGAGATCTGCGACGTGTTCCGGCAGGCCTACGGAGAGTACCGCGAGCAGGCGGTCTTGTAG